A stretch of Gorilla gorilla gorilla isolate KB3781 chromosome 9, NHGRI_mGorGor1-v2.1_pri, whole genome shotgun sequence DNA encodes these proteins:
- the LOC101124898 gene encoding elongin-B-like, with protein sequence MDVFLVIRRHKTTIFTDAKESSTVFELKRVVEGILKRPPDEQRLYKDDQLLDDGKTLGECGFTSQTARPQAPATVGLAFRADDAFEALCIQPFSSPPELLVVMKPQESGSSANEQAVQ encoded by the coding sequence ATGGACGTGTTCCTCGTGATCCGGCGCCACAAGACCACCATCTTCACTGACGCCAAGGAGTCCAGCACGGTGTTCGAGCTGAAGCGCGTCGTGGAGGGAATCCTCAAGCGGCCGCCCGACGAGCAGCGGCTGTACAAGGACGACCAACTCTTGGATGATGGCAAGACACTGGGCGAGTGTGGCTTCACCAGCCAAACGGCACGGCCGCAGGCCCCAGCCACAGTGGGGCTGGCCTTCCGGGCAGACGACGCCTTTGAGGCCCTGTGCATCCAGCCGTTCTCCAGCCCGCCCGAGCTGCTCGTCGTGATGAAGCCCCAGGAGTCGGGAAGCAGTGCCAATGAACAAGCTGTGCAGTGA